AATTGCTTATCACCTGAGTGtaataaaggaaattaaaatatataaacctCGTACATGGAgtcttcattttttaattttaaaaataatttttttaaagagaaaatttccttaatttttttgtctccGATGAGTGAACGAGAATAAACAACTCTGTCGTTTAGCCATACTATCAGCTATATAAATCCTGCCGCAGGCTCCATCTTTCAAACTTGACAATTAAAGAGAAAACTGATCACAGTAACCGATCTTTGTTTTACTCTTAGTCATTTCATAATGAGTTGTTATTCTCTGAAACTATTTTATGCACTTTTGCTGCTTTTATTGCATGCTGCAGGATCCATTCTTGGATTCAACAGCCTTCCCAATAGCGCAGAAATTAAGTGCATTGAGAGTGAGAGACAAGCACTCCTCAACTTCAAACATGGCCTCAAAGATGACTCCGGCATGCTGTCTACATGGAGGGACGATGGCAATAACAGAGACTGTTGCAAATGGAAAGGCATTCAATGCAATAATCAAACTGGTCATGTTGAGATGCTTCATCTCCGTGGTCATGGTACACAATATTTGAGAGGTGCAATCAATATCTCTTCATTGATTGCCCTTCAAAATATTGAACACTTGGATCTCAGCTCTAATACTTTTCCATGGAGTCATATCCCAGAACACATGGGCTCGTTCACCAACTTAAGATATCTCAATCTCTCTCATTGTTTATTTGGTGGGAGTATTCCTTCTGATATTGGAAAGCTTACACATTTACTGTCTCTTGATCTAGGTAAGAATTTTTATCTCCATGGACAAATCCCTTATCAACTTGGAAACCTTACACATTTACAATATCTTGATCTAAGTGATAATTATCTGGATGGGGAACTCCCTTATCAACTTGGAAATCTCTCACAGTTGAGGTATCTTGATCTTGGTGAGAATTCATTTTCGGGAACACTCCCTTTCCAGGTTGGGAATCTTCCTTTGTTGCACACTCTCAGACTTGGTGGCAATTTTGATGTGAAATATAAGGATGCAGAGTGGTTGACTAATCTTTCTTCCTTGACAAAACTTGAGCTAAGTTCACTACGCAACCTTTCCTCTTCTCATCACTGGCTACAAATGATCAGCAAGCTTATTCCAAACTTAAGAGAGTTGAGGCTATTTGATTGTTCTCTTTCAGATACAAATATTCAATCTCTGTTTTATTCACCTTCCAACTTTTCCACTGCTCTTACCATCCTTGATCTTTCTTTCAATAAGCTGACATCCTCAACATTTCAACTGTTGTCAAACTTTAGCCTTAATCTTCAGGAGCTTTATCTTCGTGATAATAACATTGTTTTGTCATCTCCTCTCTGCCCAAAGTTTCCTTCTCTTGTTATCCTTGACCTTTCCTATTGTTCTCTTTCAGATACAAATATTCAATCTCTGTTTTATTCACCTTCCAACTTTTCCACTGCTCTTACCGTCCTTGATCTTTCTTCAAATAAGCTCACATCCTCAACATTTCAACTGTTGTCAAACTTTAGTCTTAATCTTCAGGAGCTTTATCTTGGTGATAATAGCATTGTTTTGTCATCTCCTCTCTGCCCAAACTTTCCTTCTCTTGGTATCCTTGACCTTTCCTATAATAATATGACATCATCAGTCTTTCAAGGTGGTTTCAACTTCAGCTCAAAACTTCAAAATCTTCATTTGCAAAATTGTAGTCTTACGGATGGAAGTTTTCTTATGTCATCTTCTTCCAGTATGagttcttcatcttctcttgttttCCTTGATCTCTCCTCAAATCTgttgaaatcatcaactatatttTACTGGCTCTTTAACTCCACCACCAATCTTCATGACCTTTTCCTTGATGAGAACATGTTAGAAGGTCCCATTCCAGATGGATTTGGGAAAGTAATGAACTCTCTTGAAGCTCTTTACCTCTCCGGTAACAAACTGCAAGGCGAGATTCCATCTTTCTTTGGTAACATGTGCACATTGCAGGGGTTAGGCCTCTCAAATAACAAGTTGAATGGGGAAATTTCTAGCTTCTTCCAAAATTCTTCATGGTGCAGCAGAGACATATTTAAGGAGTTGGATTTATCTGATAACCGGTTGACTGGCATGTTACCTAAAAGCATTCGATTGTTATCAGAGCTGGAGTTTCTTAACTTGGCTGGGAATTCTTTGGAGGGTGACGTCACTGAATCCCATCTTTCtaatttttccaaattaaaatacttgtACTTATCAGAGAACTCGTTGTCTCTGAAATTTGTCCCGAGTTGGGTTCCCTCATTCCAATTAGAATACTTGGGAATCAGATCTTGCGAGTTGGGCCCCACTTTTCCTAGTTGGCTCAAGACTCAACTTTCCATAACTTTTCTGGATATTTCTGATAGTGGGCTTAATGGTTCAGTACCAGAATGGTTTTGGAAGAACTTGCAAAATGTGCAAAAATTGAATATGTCACACAACAATCTCACAGGTTCAATTCCGAATTTGCCACTAAAGCTTCTTAATAGACCATctataattttgaattcaaatcaaTTTATGGGCAAAGTTCCGTCATTTTTGCTACAAGCTTCGAAGCTAAAGCTCAGTCATAATAAACTTTCGGGTTTGTCTTCATTTTTGTGTGACCAAAGTGCAGCTGGAAACTTGGGCCTTTTAGATTTATCAAACAATCAGATAAAGGAACAAATTCCAGATTGTTGGAAGCGTGTAGATACACTACTGGTTCTTGATTTAAGCCACAATAAATTGTCTGGGAAGATTCCCATTTCCTTGAGCACCCTTGTTAAATTGAAAGCATTGGTTTTAGGCTACAATAATTTAATGGGTGGATTGCCTTCTACTTTGAAGAATTGCAGCAATTTAATTATGCTTGATGTGGGTGAAAATATGTTATCCGGTCCAATACCATCATGGATCGGAGAAAGTATGCACCAACTGATAATCTTGAACATGAGAGGGAATAACTTCTCTGGAAATCTTCCCAATCATCTTTGCTATTTGAAGCACATTCAATTGTTGGATCTTTCACGGAATAAGTTATCCAAAGGAATTCCAACGTGCTTAAAGAATTTTACTGCATTGTCTGAAAAAAGCATCAACAGAAGTGATACTATGTATCGTGTATATTGGTACAATCGTACTTACTACGAAGTTTACAGTAGTCTCAGTTTGGGTGATTATACGTTTGACATAACATGGATGTGGAAAGGTGTGGAACATGGGTTCAGAAATCCAGAATTGTTTCTCAAGAGCATTGATCTTTCAAGTAATAATTTAACAGGTGAAATACCAAAAGAGGTTGGATATTTGCTTGGGTTAGTTTCTTTGAATTTATCAAGAAACAATCTGAGTGGAGAAATTCCTCCAGAGATTGGAAATTTAAGTTCGCTAGATTCCCTTGACTTATCAAGAAATCATTTCATTGGGCAAattccttcttctctttctgAAATTGATGGTCTAGGCAAATTAGACTTGTCAGACAATTCTCTTTCCGGAAGAATCCCATCAGGAAGACATTTCGAGACCTTTGATGCCTCTAGTTTTGAAGGAAATGTTGATCTTTGTGGTGAACAACTTAACAAAACTTGTCCTGGAGAAGGGGAACAGACAACAGCAAAGCCTCAAGAATCAGCAGTCAACGGTGATGATTCGGTTTTCTATGAAGCATTATACATGAGCTTGGGGATTGGATACTTCATTGGGTTTTGGGGCTTCTTAGGACCAATACTACTTTGGCGTCCTTGGAGAAATGCTTACATGAGGTTCCTGAACAGATTGACAGGCTACATATATGTATGGTTGTTGTAAATGTGGCAAAGTGTTGCTGGTGGCTTTAAGGCAAAAAGGTATGTTGTAGCTTCTATTTTTCAAATGCATGGTTTATCTTTTGTTATAGTTGTATTTATCAAGAATTGCTTCACGTACAAAATAACGGTACTAAAATGTATTTTGAACTGAAAGTTCATACTATCAGTAATCTAATTGCtagaagtttccaaattattTGTTCTTCCtaagtacttttttttataaacttccTAACTTAACTAACAAATTAATGGAAAGAATgtgattttagtccttatacttTTGGTTAAAGATCCTTATACTTATATATTGATAATTGTGTTCGTCAAACTTTAAAAAGTATGTGGATTTAGTCCCTCAGAACGTTAAATAACATGATGAAATCTTAGTAAGAAAGGACTAAATctacataatttttaaagtttaagacCAAAGTTATGAATATGAAAGTATAGGAACCTTGATAACGTATAATCGATAGTTAAGTAATAAAAAAGAGATAGCAAGCAGTTATCcaattgagatattttttttttcttttttaaaagaaattgtttCATACATAAATACGTACAGAATATTAGTCTTTTAGTTTAATATGTATCATTTTTGTGTCTTTCCTAcgaaatttcttattttgattcttAATGAGTGAATTAAGTCATTGAGAAGTTGTTTCTCATAAAAAAGAACTAGCCTTACTTTTGTGAAATATAGATATGATTCTCAAATCACAATAGTTCACTCGTATAAGTATATGACTACCTTGTTTTATGGCCCACACATCTCTATAGTACtggtagttttatttttttactcataATACTAATGCTGGTAACTCTATACTACTCAGATATTTCTTGTAACAGTTACAGTATATATGTTGATTTCAGAGTAATTGACTTGATTTATATAAGATAGTTTTTCTAATGTTAATTTGAAGATTCTAAAAGGGATTGTTATTGCCCCCAGAGCTCAGGTGGTGCTCTCAGCCCCACTAAAAAAGGTGAAGTGTTTGGGGTTTGATTCCCCAATCCCACCAAGTCCTGCCCAAGTTCTTGGGACTGCAAAGATATTAACAAAGCCAAATAACATGTTTGTTGTTGCagaataatgatatatattgcATTCATTTCCAATTCTATATAGACAAATACAATTCCGCCTTTATCTTGTAATCCACCACATTCATGCTGGTGCAAAAAAATGCAGTTTATTGCAGATGTGTTGCACACTTCTGATCTGGGATGAAAGATTCGTTGGTTGCAATAACTGCAGGATATTTTTTAGTATTACAGTttacaatattttgtatttaagtaATGAATTGCAAAATCTTATTTCCAGAAACTTTCTATGATTTCtgataattatatatgtacGCTTCAACATTacaaatactttattattatctttaatttcttcttatCTCACTTTTTACTATTACACTATCACATTATATTACCTATCATActtacacttctctttctttttttttttgtctccctAAGTGTCAACTAACATGGcatgtattatttttcaatatttttttcccataaATTTTAACGGGACCATAATTCTTATtacatgatattttaaataCACTTTGTGAAAAACTTGGGGGGCCATGTCCCTG
The Glycine max cultivar Williams 82 chromosome 16, Glycine_max_v4.0, whole genome shotgun sequence genome window above contains:
- the LOC102661442 gene encoding receptor-like protein EIX2 — its product is MSCYSLKLFYALLLLLLHAAGSILGFNSLPNSAEIKCIESERQALLNFKHGLKDDSGMLSTWRDDGNNRDCCKWKGIQCNNQTGHVEMLHLRGHGTQYLRGAINISSLIALQNIEHLDLSSNTFPWSHIPEHMGSFTNLRYLNLSHCLFGGSIPSDIGKLTHLLSLDLGKNFYLHGQIPYQLGNLTHLQYLDLSDNYLDGELPYQLGNLSQLRYLDLGENSFSGTLPFQVGNLPLLHTLRLGGNFDVKYKDAEWLTNLSSLTKLELSSLRNLSSSHHWLQMISKLIPNLRELRLFDCSLSDTNIQSLFYSPSNFSTALTILDLSFNKLTSSTFQLLSNFSLNLQELYLRDNNIVLSSPLCPKFPSLVILDLSYCSLSDTNIQSLFYSPSNFSTALTVLDLSSNKLTSSTFQLLSNFSLNLQELYLGDNSIVLSSPLCPNFPSLGILDLSYNNMTSSVFQGGFNFSSKLQNLHLQNCSLTDGSFLMSSSSSMSSSSSLVFLDLSSNLLKSSTIFYWLFNSTTNLHDLFLDENMLEGPIPDGFGKVMNSLEALYLSGNKLQGEIPSFFGNMCTLQGLGLSNNKLNGEISSFFQNSSWCSRDIFKELDLSDNRLTGMLPKSIRLLSELEFLNLAGNSLEGDVTESHLSNFSKLKYLYLSENSLSLKFVPSWVPSFQLEYLGIRSCELGPTFPSWLKTQLSITFLDISDSGLNGSVPEWFWKNLQNVQKLNMSHNNLTGSIPNLPLKLLNRPSIILNSNQFMGKVPSFLLQASKLKLSHNKLSGLSSFLCDQSAAGNLGLLDLSNNQIKEQIPDCWKRVDTLLVLDLSHNKLSGKIPISLSTLVKLKALVLGYNNLMGGLPSTLKNCSNLIMLDVGENMLSGPIPSWIGESMHQLIILNMRGNNFSGNLPNHLCYLKHIQLLDLSRNKLSKGIPTCLKNFTALSEKSINRSDTMYRVYWYNRTYYEVYSSLSLGDYTFDITWMWKGVEHGFRNPELFLKSIDLSSNNLTGEIPKEVGYLLGLVSLNLSRNNLSGEIPPEIGNLSSLDSLDLSRNHFIGQIPSSLSEIDGLGKLDLSDNSLSGRIPSGRHFETFDASSFEGNVDLCGEQLNKTCPGEGEQTTAKPQESAVNGDDSVFYEALYMSLGIGYFIGFWGFLGPILLWRPWRNAYMRFLNRLTGYIYVWLL